From Chiloscyllium punctatum isolate Juve2018m chromosome 36, sChiPun1.3, whole genome shotgun sequence, the proteins below share one genomic window:
- the LOC140460287 gene encoding uncharacterized protein, which produces MEKPEESCPMEKPWKCGDCGKCFSFPSALETHRRSHTGERPFPCPECRKGFTSNSNLLAHQWIHTRERPFSCPECRKGFTRSSNLMAHLRIHTVESPFSCPECEKSFAQASTLVAHQRVHTGVRSFPCPECGKAFSKSSNLLTHRRVHTGERPFSCPECGKAFSNSPTLLRHQRIHTGERPFSCPECGKSFNRSSHLLTHRRVHTGERPFNCLECGKAFGNSSALLMHQRIHTGERPFPCPECGKDFKRSSDLLDHQRVHTGERPFSCPECGKGFTQASNLLRHQRVHTRERPFACPECGQRFTSSSNLQRHQRRHQQIPPATLLWVTPRTEPPARSDSGCSGSVSELSLFSARLHPHSPPMSPQPQVGSQAAQQLSD; this is translated from the coding sequence atggagaaacctgaggaatcctgccccatggagaaaccgtggaagtgtggcgactgtgggaaatgcttcagtttcccgtctgccctggagacacatcggcgcagtcacactggggagaggccattcccctgcccagagtgcaggaagggctttaccAGCAACTCCAACCTACTGGCCCACCAGTGGatccacaccagggagaggccattctcctgcccagagtgcaggaagggtTTTACCCGCTCCTCCAACCTGATGGCCCACCTGCGGATCCACACAGTGGAGAGtccgttctcctgccccgagtgtgAGAAGAGCTTTGCCCAGGCCTCTACCCTCGtggcccaccagcgggtccacactggggtgaGATCCTTcccctgccctgagtgcgggaaggccttcagcaaatcctccaacctgctgacccaccggcgggtccacaccggggagaggccgttctcctgccctgagtgtgggaaggccttcagcaattcccccaccctgctgaggcaccagcggatccacaccggggagaggccattctcctgccctgagtgtgggaagagcTTTAAccgctcctcccacctgctgacccaccggcgggtccacacgggggagaggcccttcaatTGCctcgagtgtgggaaggcctttggtaattcctctgccctgctgatgcaccagcggatccacacaggggagaggccattcccctgccctgagtgtgggaaggactTTAAACGCTCCTCTGACCTGCTggaccaccagcgggtccacacgggagagaggccgttcagctgtcctgagtgcgggaagggctttacccaggcctccaacctgctgaggcaccagcgggtccacaccagggagaggccgtttgcctgccccgagtgcgggcaGAGGTTCACGTCGTCCAGTAACTTGCAGAGACACCAGAGGAGACACCAGCAGATTCCGCCAGCGACGCTGCTGTGGGtcacccccaggactgaacctcctgcccgttctgacagtgggtgcagtgggagcgTCAGCGAGCTGTCTTTGTTTTCTGCTAGACTGCACCCACACAGCCCTCCCATGTCCCCCCAACCCCAGGTTGGCTCACAGGCAGCACAGCAACTCAGTGATTAG